The genomic window CCAGGGTTATGAATTACCGGGGACTGGATTATCTTACCACCGTTTCCCACCTCAGATTACTCAGCAGTGATGATGGTGTTCGTTTTTCAGAAAGCGACGGATTTCCCGGGCTTTTTGGAATGGGTGAGCTGGAGCGTTTTGGGATAGAAGACTGCAGGGTTACTGAAATTGAAGGGGTGTATTATTTAACCTATACCGCTGTATCGGCCTCTGGCGTAGGAGTGGGACTTCGCACCACTACGGATTGGAAAAACTTTTCCCTGCCAACAATGATCCTGCCTCCACACAATAAGGACTGCGCGCTGTTCGAAAGAAAAATTGATGGAAAATTTTTTGCCCTTCACCGCCCAAGTTCAAAAGAAATTGGAGGTAATTTTATCTGGTTATGCGATTCGGTTGATGCTAACCGGTGGGGAAACCACAAATGCATTATTAAGACCAGGGAAGGTATGTGGGACAGTGCCCGCGTAGGCGCTGGAGCTTCACCCATATGGACCGAAAAAGGATGGCTAGCGATATATCACGGGGCAGACGAGACCAACCGTTACTGCCTTGGTGCCTTTCTGCTCGACCATTTGAACCCTTCAATTGTTTTGGGAAGATCGATTGATCCGATCATGGTTCCAAGCGAGCCATATGAGTTAAGCGGATTTTTCGGACAAGTAGTCTTTACCAACGGACATGTAGTTGAGGGGGATAAGCTTACTATTTATTACGGAGCTGCAGATGAATTTGTCTGCGGCGCTGAATTTTCTATCGCGGAGATTTTGGCAGTAACGGTTTCCGTTCGATGATTGATGGAAACATCCTTAACCTCCATCAACTATACCAGGCACGCCTGTGCAGGATTTATCAAGGTGTCTTTAAAAATCAGCATATCATTTATAGCAAAATCTACAAAGGTGTTAAGCCAATTTATGCATACCGGTTTACCCGGTCAACGAAATGGTCGATATTAAAGGGCTTAGCTATAAATTCTGCGCCACAGCCCGAACCCATAATTTCGTTCTTGGTCGTGTTGGCAGACATCATGATGATATTAATGACTGAGGTACGCTCATCCATGCGCAATTGCCTGCAGATATCGAGTCCGTTACCGTCGGGTAACATGATATCAAGGATCGCTATATCAGGCAATCTCTGCGAGATCATATGGTTGAACGCCGCAACGGTAGGGCAGCCATTTACTTCATAGCCTTCTTCGGACAGGATATAACTGACCACTTCACTTATATCTGCATCGTCCTCCAGGACATAAACTAATTTTTTGCTCATTTGTGTTTGTCTTTGTTAGATTAGATTTAATGTGTGTGTTACAGACTAGGGACCGCAAATTTAAATGCAGCACCTTTACCGGGTTCGCTTTCCACCCATATCCGCCCTCCATGGCGTTCAACAATCTCCTTGGTAATGTAAAGGCCCAGTCCAAGTCCGGATATATTCCGGTCCTTTTCTCTTACCCTGTAAAACTGGCTGAATATATGGGCCTGTTCGGCGGCAGGAATCCCTGCGCCATAATCTATCACGGAAATAATTATTTCATGGTTATGGTTTACTGCCGTTATATTAATATCCCGGGAGTGGGGTGCATACTTTACTGCATTGCCAATCAGGTTTGTGATTACCTGTTCCATCCTCATTTTATCTCCATGCAATACAAGGTCTCCCTCGCGGGCATAAATATAATTGTGTCCGGGAACGGTCTGCTCAAAAGTCTCGCAGATATCACCGATCAGTGCACCAAGGTCCAACCGTTCAAAATTAAACTGTAATTTGCCAGCTTGGACTTTGGAAATGTCAAACAGGTCGTTGATCAGGATATTGAGTTTGTCTACCTGCTTGATCGCCTTGTCTAAAAAAACTTTGTTCAGGCCATCTGAAGCCGTTTTTTGAAGCACCTGAAGAAAGCCGCTCATAGAGGTGAGTGGTGTTTTGAGTTCATGGGAAGCCAAAGCTATAAATTCATCTTTTTTAAGGCTAAGGGTTTTAACCTCTTCAAAAAGTTTTGAGTTATCGAGTGCTATGGCTGCCTGAGACGCAACCCCAACCACTAGGTCTTCATGGTCCTGTAAAAATATGCCGGGTTCTGGGTGACCAAAGAAAAGCCCGCCGATTACTGTACCTGTTGAGGAAATAACAGGTACGGCCAGATAACTGACCACAGGGAGGTGTCCATCAGGCATCCCAAAATGGGGAGCCATTTTGCCATAACGTTCATCTTTTCTGATGTTGTCTACACGCACGACCCCCTCACCGCTGAAGGTGGTGTGGAATACTGCTGTATTTCGGGGCATTCCAAATTTTTCAAACGCCTCACGGGGAGCGCCCGAGAGCGTATAGAGCATGTAAGATTCACCCTCGGCATTGGTTTTATTGTAAAAGAAAGCGCCAAATGCCGCCCCCGTAAGTTCGGTAGTCGCATCGGTTACTTTTTGCAAAATAATATTGACATCCAGTTGTTCACTGATGCTCTTACCTATCGAATTCAGGATCATGAGCTTTTGGGAATTGCTTTTTAAGGCATTTTCTGCTTCTCTCTGGGCAGTGATATCCCTGGCTACTTTTGATGCGCCAATGATTATCCCATCACTGTTCTTGATCGGGGAAACTGTTAAGGAGACCTGGATTTCCTTGTTTTCCTTGCTTACCCTTATGGTTTGAAAGTGATCTATTTTTACACCTCTTTTGATACTGCCTATGATGCGTTCCTCCTCATCAAGGCGGTCTGGCGGGATCAATAAAGAGATGTGGCGGCCAACGGCTTCGTCTTCGCTATAGCCGAAAATATTTTCAGCCCCTTTATTCCATGTAGTGATTATGCCGGCAAGGGTTTTGCTTACAATGGCATCATCGGAACTCTCCACTATGGCTGCCAATGCGGCCTGCTTCTCATCGGCGAGTTTTTGCGCTGTAATGTTACGTGCAATCTTACTTACCCCAATAATGCGGCCCTGCTTGTTCCTTATGGGCGACACGGTAAGCGATATGGGTATTTCAGTTCCGTCCTTGGTTAGGCGTACTGTCTTGTAATGTTCGATTTTCTGGCCTGCCCTTACCTTAGTGATAATGTAATCTTCTTCATGTATCCGATCCTGAGGGATGAGGATGGTAATATGCTTCCCGATTACCTCTGATGCAGCATACCCGAAAATCTCCTGTGCTCCCTTGTTCCAGCTGGTGATGAAACCTTCCAGCGTTTTAGAGACGATTGCATCTTCAGATCCTTCAATAATGGCTGCCAGTGTAGCTTGCTGTTCTTCAGTGGTATACTCATCTGAAATGTCACGGATCATTTGGGAAATGCCTATCAATTTTTCCTCAGCATCAGTAATCGGAGAGATAGTGATGGAAACATGCAGGTCTTCCCCGGTCACCGATTGGCGTACAGTACGGAAACCCTTGACCTTTTCACCGCTCCGCACAGTATCCACTAAACGCTCATACTCTTCAAAAACGGCCTTTTCCATTATTTCGGAAACAGCCTTTCCGATCTGCTCCGTCGTAAAACCGAACAGTCGCGCTGCCGCCGGGTTTATAGCTGTAATTTTAAAATCAATGTCATGGCAGATTACTGCGTCTTCCAAGCTTTCAAAAATCGACTTAAAGGTAAACAGTTGATTTAGGGAAGTTATGTCCATACTGGGCGGCAATTATTTAATTAAGAAGGTACATTCACATTAATACCCGATCTATGTCAACAATCCAGAGCGATAATAGTTTTAAGAATATAAAAATGCATCCCTTCGTGAGTTATGTATTTTAGCCTTTTTTGATTAAATCCATCGACTTTGAGAGCTGGTATTATGCAAAAATAAAAATTTGTTTGATTTGAACTAAATGTGATTTTTGCAGAATTATATGTGGTAATTATGAAGGAATGAATCAGGACAGATGTTCGCATAAACCCTAATTTCTCACCACTCCTTGCAGAATATCTTGACCTAATTTAATAAATGAATGGAAATTTCCCTGACCATTTGGCCAGGGAAACGCAATTTAATAAGATACAAGTGTTGTAATGCTTGATGCAGAAAGGTTAATGCCAAAGCTTCCGCCCGAAACCGCGAAACTGTTTGAGCCAAGATTTGTTGTGCTTGTTGTAAAATAGCGGTTGAATCCATTAACTGAAATTCCGGTATAGCTAAAGGGCTGATAAGTAACAGCTGTATTTTGGTTTATGATAACTAGTACTAATTTTGTTCCGCTTTTGTATGCGGTAACATAAACACCAGTACTTGGATTTGAAGTACAACTGATTTTGGTATACCCCGGGCGTACATATCTGGCGTAATGTGCCATGATATAGCCTAATTTTTGAATATTGCCGCTTTCGCTGATTGGTCCGTAACTTCTTCTGATGTACCACCATACGTATGCACTCCATCCTGCATTCATACAGTCATGGATCTCTTTGGCTGCTGTCATTGCATTTGGCCAATCTTCCCCGCTTATGCTCGAATTGGTATAATGTTCGGTCATCCACACTGGTTTGCCAATATTCCCCAGGTTATAAGGCGTTTTTACCATAAATGTGGCCGCATATAAAACTGGTTTTTGATTTTGCAGTTGCATTGCTGAGATAGGTATTAATATAAGTCTGGTTCATTTGGAATGGTTCAGGTGCCATAATCGGTGCGCCGCAATTGCTGCCCTGTGCAGCTACAAAGTCGGCTACTTCCGAAGCTGTAAGTTCCATGGATTCGTAGTTGACCTGATAATCGGGCTCATTTGTGGGGCTAATGGCGGCGAGGCCGCCAACTGCACTATTGAACGCACTTAAATGTGCGGCATAGGCAGCATAAGAAGCTGTTTTAATTTTGCCACCTACTACGCTTCCATTGGTCTTCATCGATGCGGGGGCTGACCATGCTGAGGCAATGGCTGAGCCTCCATATGACTTACATGCATCGATAGTTGCTTTTTCAGCAGAAAACGCTGTGGAGGAATTTGGGACATGTACACGGACTATGCTTAAACCGATGCCGTTTGTAGGTGAAAATGCTGTACTTCTTTGAGCACTTGTTAAGTCACCTGTCCATGCCACAATATTGGCCCCACCGAAACCTTTTATAGACTGTTGTACAGTAGAGGCGTTAATTTCGGCGGTACCCTGTACGGCGAGCGCCGCCATGGTTCCCTTAACGGAGTCCGATCTGAGCGCTGCGACCGTTTTTTGCGGAATTAACAGTTCTGCTTGGTTGATTTCGTTTTTTGAACAGCCAGCAAATAATAGTGCTGCAATAAGCACATGTGAAATTTTGTTTCTCATAAGTAGATTTGGTTAGTGATTTAATTAATCAATTTTAAATAAATCAAGTGTTAGGGGATACTTCATATGGTTTTTTTTCTGACACATATGTTGAAAGGCGGGAGGTGTTGTTGCCCTCCAAATCAAGAGAATTCGAGTGGCTACATTTAACTAGCGGGATTTAGTTGTCAGATTTGAAGAGAAAATTTAAATTTGAATAGATGAGCAAACGAATGATTGATGATCCTTTAGGAGAACGGCTATAAATTTATCCAATAGCTGAGGTCTATAAAAGAGATTGCTGATGAGCTGGGCATCAGCATGTACCTTTTGAGTAAATGGAAGCAGCGTACAACAGCATCCAAACAGGTCTCTTCAGTTCTTTCAGAAAATCAGAAACTGCAAAAGGAGTTGAAGAATGTCCAAATGGAATGCGACATATTAAAATACCCAATAATGTAGATATTTAATTCATGCCTTGTTTATATGTCATCAAATAACCAATACCAATCTGGCAGTGCTACCCGTTTACGCAGGCTCATTGCTTTGCTTACCGTTTTGCAGACCAAGCGAATTGTAACCGCAACTGATCTTGCAACCCGGTTTAAAGTTAGCACAAGAACTGTTTATAGAGACATCAAGCTGTTGGAAGAGGCCGGTGTTCCGGTTTTTACAGAAGAAGGAAAAGGATTTTCGTTGGTAGAGGGCTATAAAGTACCCCCATTGTTGTTTACAGAAAGCGAAGCAGCCGCTGTTATCACCGCTGAAAAACTCGTTGCCGGTAATAACGATGATTCACTGGTTAGAAATTACCGCAATGCGGCAGACAAGGTAAAAGCTGTACTGCGTTATGCGGAAAAAGAGAAAATGAATTTACTCTCTGAACGTGTAAAAGTGTATGTTGATAAAGATGAGAAGCCATCGAGCAGTCATTTGGCAGAGTTGCAACAGGCACTGACCGATTATAAGCTCATTAAAATCGAATACTGCGCTTTAAAAGAAGATGAAATTACCGAGCGTGTAGTTGAACCTTTTGCTTTGTTTTATGCAGCAAACAAGTGGTTGTTGCTTGCCTTTTGCCGGTTGCGCAAGGATTACCGTTTTTTTAGGATTGACCGGTTCCAGTCCTTTCATATCCTTGCCGAAAGATTTGAGCCGCATAAAATGACGATCTCCCAATACCTCAACAGACTGGCAGAAGAAAGCGTACATCCCTAGCGCTGCAGCTTTTTTGTTTCCTGAACCGTCAGGTTATTTCAGCTTCTTAATTTGTCTAAGCACACACCGGTTAATAAAAATCCGAAGTTGAAAACACCTATGACAGATAGTTGTCACAGTAGCTTGTAGTTTTGATCTATTATGAAATTTAACCTATAGCATTATGAATATCATATCTGGAGGAACAGGGCAGATCGGATCTGCCTTAGCTAATGCCTTGCTCAAAAGCGGCGAGGCGGTAACCATTATTTCTCGAAGCTCGAAGTCTGCAGCTGATTGGCAAGCTAAAGGCGCAAAATTTGCTGTTGCAGATATTTATGACACCGAAGGTTTGCACGCGATCTTTCAAACTGGAAAAAACATTTTTGTATTGAATCCGCCTGCAGACCCGTTGACAGACACTGATCTACAGGAAAGGAAAACGGTCGCTTCCTTAGTGGAGGCCTTAAAAGGAACGCAGGCAGAAAAGATCGTTGTTGCCTCGACACTAGGGGCACAGCCTGGCAGCAGGATTGGTGATCTTAATACGTTATATGAGCTGGAGCAGGGGATAGAGGCTCTTGGATACCCTTATCAGATCATCAGATCCGCTTATTACATGAGCAACTGGGCGTCATCGTTGCCGATCATAAAAGAAACCGGCGAACTTATATCGTTCTTTCCAAAAACGCTTAAGATACCGATGGTCGCGCCTCAGGACATCGGGAAATTGGCGGCAAAGTTTATGACAACCAAGAATGGACCGGAGTTGAACGCCATAGTAGGCCCGGAACTTTATTCGCCACAGGATGTGGCGGACGCGTTTTCAAGTGCATTGGGAAAGAAGGTAAGTGTAAAGGTGATTCCGAAGCAGC from Flavobacterium sp. W4I14 includes these protein-coding regions:
- a CDS encoding putative GH43/DUF377 family glycosyl hydrolase (product_source=COG2152; cath_funfam=2.115.10.20; cog=COG2152; ko=KO:K20885; pfam=PF04041; superfamily=75005); this translates as MKDLAKRFLSNPILLPKDITSSNSSLQVICLLNPGVFRFKGKTWLLVRVAENKAQKEGFVFFPVMNELGKLEIIEVDINDPDLIATDARVMNYRGLDYLTTVSHLRLLSSDDGVRFSESDGFPGLFGMGELERFGIEDCRVTEIEGVYYLTYTAVSASGVGVGLRTTTDWKNFSLPTMILPPHNKDCALFERKIDGKFFALHRPSSKEIGGNFIWLCDSVDANRWGNHKCIIKTREGMWDSARVGAGASPIWTEKGWLAIYHGADETNRYCLGAFLLDHLNPSIVLGRSIDPIMVPSEPYELSGFFGQVVFTNGHVVEGDKLTIYYGAADEFVCGAEFSIAEILAVTVSVR
- a CDS encoding DNA-binding response OmpR family regulator (product_source=COG0745; cath_funfam=3.40.50.2300; cog=COG0745; pfam=PF00072; smart=SM00448; superfamily=52172), producing MSKKLVYVLEDDADISEVVSYILSEEGYEVNGCPTVAAFNHMISQRLPDIAILDIMLPDGNGLDICRQLRMDERTSVINIIMMSANTTKNEIMGSGCGAEFIAKPFNIDHFVDRVNRYA
- a CDS encoding PAS domain S-box-containing protein (product_source=TIGR00229; cath_funfam=1.10.287.130,3.30.450.20,3.30.565.10; cog=COG5002; pfam=PF00512,PF00989,PF02518,PF08448,PF13185,PF13426; smart=SM00065,SM00086,SM00091,SM00387,SM00388; superfamily=55781,55785,55874; tigrfam=TIGR00229), whose protein sequence is MDITSLNQLFTFKSIFESLEDAVICHDIDFKITAINPAAARLFGFTTEQIGKAVSEIMEKAVFEEYERLVDTVRSGEKVKGFRTVRQSVTGEDLHVSITISPITDAEEKLIGISQMIRDISDEYTTEEQQATLAAIIEGSEDAIVSKTLEGFITSWNKGAQEIFGYAASEVIGKHITILIPQDRIHEEDYIITKVRAGQKIEHYKTVRLTKDGTEIPISLTVSPIRNKQGRIIGVSKIARNITAQKLADEKQAALAAIVESSDDAIVSKTLAGIITTWNKGAENIFGYSEDEAVGRHISLLIPPDRLDEEERIIGSIKRGVKIDHFQTIRVSKENKEIQVSLTVSPIKNSDGIIIGASKVARDITAQREAENALKSNSQKLMILNSIGKSISEQLDVNIILQKVTDATTELTGAAFGAFFYNKTNAEGESYMLYTLSGAPREAFEKFGMPRNTAVFHTTFSGEGVVRVDNIRKDERYGKMAPHFGMPDGHLPVVSYLAVPVISSTGTVIGGLFFGHPEPGIFLQDHEDLVVGVASQAAIALDNSKLFEEVKTLSLKKDEFIALASHELKTPLTSMSGFLQVLQKTASDGLNKVFLDKAIKQVDKLNILINDLFDISKVQAGKLQFNFERLDLGALIGDICETFEQTVPGHNYIYAREGDLVLHGDKMRMEQVITNLIGNAVKYAPHSRDINITAVNHNHEIIISVIDYGAGIPAAEQAHIFSQFYRVREKDRNISGLGLGLYITKEIVERHGGRIWVESEPGKGAAFKFAVPSL
- a CDS encoding O-glycosyl hydrolase (product_source=COG5520; cog=COG5520; superfamily=51011) — protein: MVKTPYNLGNIGKPVWMTEHYTNSSISGEDWPNAMTAAKEIHDCMNAGWSAYVWWYIRRSYGPISESGNIQKLGYIMAHYARYVRPGYTKISCTSNPSTGVYVTAYKSGTKLVLVIINQNTAVTYQPFSYTGISVNGFNRYFTTSTTNLGSNSFAVSGGSFGINLSASSITTLVSY
- a CDS encoding O-glycosyl hydrolase (product_source=COG5520; cog=COG5520; superfamily=51445) — protein: MRNKISHVLIAALLFAGCSKNEINQAELLIPQKTVAALRSDSVKGTMAALAVQGTAEINASTVQQSIKGFGGANIVAWTGDLTSAQRSTAFSPTNGIGLSIVRVHVPNSSTAFSAEKATIDACKSYGGSAIASAWSAPASMKTNGSVVGGKIKTASYAAYAAHLSAFNSAVGGLAAISPTNEPDYQVNYESMELTASEVADFVAAQGSNCGAPIMAPEPFQMNQTYINTYLSNATAKSKTSFICGHIYGKNAL
- a CDS encoding hypothetical protein (product_source=Hypo-rule applied) — translated: MEAAYNSIQTGLFSSFRKSETAKGVEECPNGMRHIKIPNNVDI
- a CDS encoding putative DNA-binding transcriptional regulator YafY (product_source=COG2378; cath_funfam=1.10.10.10; cog=COG2378; pfam=PF08279,PF13280; smart=SM00420; superfamily=46785), which encodes MSSNNQYQSGSATRLRRLIALLTVLQTKRIVTATDLATRFKVSTRTVYRDIKLLEEAGVPVFTEEGKGFSLVEGYKVPPLLFTESEAAAVITAEKLVAGNNDDSLVRNYRNAADKVKAVLRYAEKEKMNLLSERVKVYVDKDEKPSSSHLAELQQALTDYKLIKIEYCALKEDEITERVVEPFALFYAANKWLLLAFCRLRKDYRFFRIDRFQSFHILAERFEPHKMTISQYLNRLAEESVHP
- a CDS encoding uncharacterized protein YbjT (DUF2867 family) (product_source=COG0702; cath_funfam=3.40.50.720; cog=COG0702; pfam=PF05368; superfamily=51735): MNIISGGTGQIGSALANALLKSGEAVTIISRSSKSAADWQAKGAKFAVADIYDTEGLHAIFQTGKNIFVLNPPADPLTDTDLQERKTVASLVEALKGTQAEKIVVASTLGAQPGSRIGDLNTLYELEQGIEALGYPYQIIRSAYYMSNWASSLPIIKETGELISFFPKTLKIPMVAPQDIGKLAAKFMTTKNGPELNAIVGPELYSPQDVADAFSSALGKKVSVKVIPKQQWTDAFKSVGFSDEAAASYAAMTEIAANHIEMPKNAVKGKITLQQYIDDLVKG